The stretch of DNA GCCGGCCGGATCCGATTATCAATGGAAGAAAAACGGTTTGGCACTGAGCGACACCGCCACGATCGCCGGCACAAGCGCGCGGACCCTGACCATCGATCCGGTCGCGCCGGAGGATGCGGGAATCTATACCTGCGTCTATACGACCGACGCCAAGGCCGTAAAGGAAACGGAACCGTACGTGCTGACGGTGTATGCCCCCAACAGCATCCCTGTGGCCGGCATCGCCGGAACCGCGCTGCTTGCGGGCATGATGGCGCTTGGCGGCCTTGCCGCGATTCAGTTCAGGGAAAAACGGCGCGTTGCATCCTGACGGTTGTCCAAGCGCCATGCCCCGCGGCTTGCCGCAGGGGGCGGATGCGCGCGTTTTCCTGTGGGGCCGCGATTCTGGTATGCTAGAGGCGAAGCGATGAAGGAGGGTCACTCATGCGAAGTGAACGTCTGCGGAAATGGGTTCCCGGCGTGTGGTTGGCGCTTGCGGCGGGATGGCTTGCGGGATGTCCGGCGATCGAACCGGGCGACATGGTCAACCTGCGCGCGGCCACATTCATCATGGGCCAGCGCGAAGGCGGCGAACCCAGCGGCAACGGCGATGAAGTGCCGCGCCACACCGTTCATCTGAGCGCGTATGCCATCGGCAAATACGCCGTGACGAACGCGCAGTATGCCGCCGCCCTGAATTGGGCGCTCGAACAGGGGTATCTGCAAACCCGTGACGGCCAGCCCTATGCCGGAGGCGACGTCTACGAGGGCGGGCAGATGCTGATAGACCTTGCGCCGTTCGATTACGACGGCCTGTACTGCGCCATTCAATTCAAGGATGGAGTCTTTGCCGTCGAACCGCGGGACGAACTTTCGATGGACAATCATCCCGTGGTCAACGTCACATGGTTCGGGTGCGCGGCGTATTGCAACTGGCTGAGCCGCGCCGCCGGTCTCGCGCCCTGTTACGACGAGACGACGTGGGAACGGTTCGAACCGGTTCGCAACGGTTACCGGCTGCCGACCGAAGCCGAATGGGAGTATGCGGCCGCATGGGATTCCGCCGCCACGCCGCCTCGCTGGATTTACGGGTGCCGGACGGACAAACTGGACAAATCCCGCGCCAATTACGACAAGGCGAATCCTCTCCAACTGAAACGATATCCATTCACCACGCCGGTCGGTTATTACAACGGCATCAACAAGGACACGGTGGACAGTCCCAGCCCGGCGGGCTGTTACGACATGACGGGGAACGTTTGGAACTGGGTTGAAGACCGGTACGGTCCCTATTCGGCGCAGGAACAGACGAATCCGGCGGGACCCGCGACGGGCGATCACCGGGTGTTGCGCGGCGGCGGATGGGCGATGAAAGACCGCGATTGCCGCGTGTCCTACCGCATCTACAACGTGCCCGACGACTGGTATTACTCCTTCGGTTTCCGCGTCGCGCGGTCGCGTTGACAGGGAGGCGCTTCGCCATGAGCATCAAGGAACGGGTCCAGGAGGAAATCACCAAGGCCCTGAAGGCGCGCGACACGATCCGCCTGGAATGTCTTCGGCTGGCCAAGGGCGCCATCCTGTTGAAGGAAAAGGAATCGGCGGCCGAATTGACGGATGAGATGTCGGGCGCCGCGCTGCGCGCCGAAATCAAGAAACGCCAGCAGAGCATCGAGATCTTCCGGCAGCACGGCAAGGAAGCCGAAGCCGCCGCGGCCGAAAACGAAATACGGATCATCGAGGAATTCCTGCCCAAACAGATGTCCGCGGACGAAATCGAGGCGAAGGTCCGCGCCTATCTGGCGGAACACCCCGAATTGAACCATCCCGGCAAATTGACCGGCGCCCTCAAGAAAGAATTGGGCGATCGGGCCGATGGCAAGGTCCTCAACGAAATCTGCAGGAAGGCGCTCGGCGTTTGAACGCAATCCGGACGGGTCTGGCATTTGGCGGAGTGGCGGCGGCATTTGTCCTGTTATATTCCCTGACGGGTTCGCCGCCGGCCCCGCCGCCGGGCAAGACCGTGATCAATGTGTGGCATCCGTGGCCGGGGGATCAGGGCGAGGAATTCCGGCGGCTGGTGGACCTGTTCAACGAGGGCAATCCGTCCCTCCATGTGCGCCTCCTCTACGTGCCCAACAACCTCTCGTCCAGCCAAAAACTGTTTCTTTCGATTTCGGCGGGCATGCCGCCGGATTGCACGTTCGTGGACGGTCCGCAAGTGTGCGAATGGGCCGCGCGGGGCGCCATCGTCCCGCTCGACGACTTGATGGCCGCGCAGGGCGTGCGCAACGACGATTTCTGGGAACCCTGCTGGAGGCAGAACCGGTTTCGCGGCCAAACCTATGCCCTTACTTACTGCGCCGACCCGAATTTCGCCTTCTTTTGGAACAGGGAAGTGTTTCGGGAAGCGGGCCTGCTCGAGGGCGGGCCGCCGAAAACGCTCGAAGACCTCGATCGCCTCACGAAGGCCCTTACCCGTTTCGACGCCAACGGCCGCATGACGCGCATCGGCTTCATCCCTTGGAACGTGTTCGGTTACGCGAACTCGACGTTTACGTGGGGCTGGGCCTTTGGAGGCGAGTTTTACGACGACGCCCGCGAGCGCATCCTGTGCGGCGAAGATCCGCGTATTCTCCAGGCCGTGAAGTGGATGAAGTCCTTCGCGGACGAATACGGATTCGAGCGAATCAACAGTTTTGCCGAGGGCTTCGGCGACCAGGCCGACAGCCCCTTCATCCGGGGCAAGATCGCAATGGCCGCGGGCCACGTCTCGAACATCAAGTTGTTCCAGAAATACGCGCCCGATCTCGACTATGGCGCGGTTCCATTTCCATACCCCGCGCACATGGGATCCGACCACAGCGCGTGGATGGGCGGCTGGTGTTTGGCCATTCCGCGCGGGTCCGCCCAACCCGAAAAGGCCTTCGCGTTCATGAAATGGCTGTGCACCAGCGCGGAAGCGGGCCGCTCGATGATCGTGACCACAGGCACCTTCCCCGGATACAAGGCCAGCCCCGGCTTCGAGTTGGTCAAGGGCAACGAGAAACTGGAAGTGTTCTATGATGTGCTGAAAAACACCCGGCACCAGCGCCCCGTCATGCCCGCGCAGGCCTATTTCATGGGCGCGCTCGACCGGGCCATCAGCGACGTTCTCAACGCCATCAAAACGCCCGAACAGGCCCTCCTGTACGCCCAGACCGAAACCCAGAAGGAACTCGACCGGGTCTTGGGAAAACAATAACCGTGCGCGCTGCATGACAACGCGGAAGGCAACGAATTACAATTCCGCATATCGGGAAAAAACCGAATGCAACCGAAAGGGCTGAAAACATGACGCTGCGGGGATGCCTGGCGCGCGGAGTAAAAGTCCTGGCCGCAGGACTCGTCCTGCTGGCCGTGTTGGTCTATTTCTATTTTGTGCTGCCGTTTTGGGGCATTCCGTTCAATGCGCAACGGCACGGCCGGCCCCCCATTACCCCGCCGTGGGCGCTCGAATGCTGGCTCTGGGAAGACGACGTCAACACCGGCGCATTCGTTGCCGAACTGCTCGAAGGGTACGCCAAGCACGATATCCCTGTGCGCACCATCCTGATTGACAGCCCGTGGAGCACCCGCTACAACGATTTCACGTTCGACGAGGAACGGTATCCACAGCCGAAGGAATTCATTCGCGGCCTCAAGGACAAGGGATATCGCGTCGTGTTGTGGATGACCTCCATGGTCAACCGCACAAACCCGGACACTTCGATCAGGGACGCGTCGGACTGGTTCGAGGAAGCGCGCAAGAACGGTTTTCTCGTGGCCGATGGGGCCATCATGCGATGGTGGAAAGGGCGCGGCGGCTGCATTGACTACACGAACCCGGCCGCGATGGCGTGGTGGCGCGGCATGCAGGATCAAGTGCTGGACCTTGGCATTGACGGGTGGAAACTCGACGGGGCCGACACCCTATGTTTTACGCTGTTGTTCGGCAAGATACCCTTTCCTTATTTCAAGACGCATCGGGGATATATGACCACCCGGGGCTACATGGATCATTACGCGCGCGAGGAATACCGCTACGGCTTGACGAAAAATCCCGAATTCGTCACGTTGATCCGCGCCTACGACACGCCCTACGCCCATCCCGAAGGATTCGCCCCCATTGACGCCGCGCCCGTCACGTGGATCGGCGACCGGACCCATACGTGGAAGGAAGGAACCGACTCGGTCAACGAAAAGGATTTGATGACGAAGAAGGGCGCCAACCGGGGCTTCGAGGCGGCCATCCGCGACATCCTGCTCAGCTCGAAACGGGGTTATTGCGTCGTCGGCGACGATATCGGCGGCTACCATGGCGGTTCGTACATCCCGCCGCGCCTGTACATGCGCTGGGCTCAGTTCGCCTGCTTCAACGGACTGTTCCTCAACGGCGGCCACGGCGAACGCCGCATGTGGATGCGCACGCCCAAAGAGTTGGACGTCGTCCGGAAATACTCGTGGCTCCACACCGAACTGGTCCCCTATATGTACAGCCACGTCGTGCGTTGCCACGAGGGCGGTAAGCCCTTGCAACGCCCGCTCGACAAAGGCAAGTACCATTTCATGTTCGGCGACGATTTTCTCATCGCGCCGATTTATCGCGACAGCCGCACGAACACGGTTGAATTTCCCAAGGGACGGTGGCGCTACCTCTTCAACGAGGCCGAAGTCATCGAAGGCCCGGCGACCGTCACGCGCGACTTCCCGCTCACCGAATATCCGGCCTATATCCGCGACGGCGCCATCATTCCGCTCAATGTCTGCCGGGCCTACACCGGCTTCGGCGATGAACAATCCCAGGGATACGTCACATGGGCCATCTATCCGAACGGCGCCAATGTGTTCACCTGCCACAACACCGACAAGAGCGGCGCGACGACCGTCCGCGTTGCCGAAAAAACCGGTTCGCTCGATATTTCCTTTGACGGCGTCCAAAAACCGCACATCCTGCGCATCCTCATGCCCGAAGCACCCAAAACCGTCCAACTGGACGGCAAGGATCTCGCCGAAACGACCGACTGGCGTTACGACGAAACAAATCGCCGTCTCTGGATCAAAACGGCCAGTTACACCGCGGGGCAATACCGGATTGCGTGGAAATAATCACGTCAAATCTTCACCGGAAGCCGTCAACCCAACCAATGATTTGCGCTGGGGATTTTTGGGCCGATAATGTCGCGAAAAGTGGACAGGTTCCTGAAACGGATGATATGATTCTTCCGCAGGCGGCGCCGCCCGATCGTTGAATGATTCATGGACTCCGGGATTGTGTAAGCGTGTTCGTGCAGTCGTAAGCGTGACGCCGAATCTCCATTCGGCGGGGTTGCCTTGGGCGGTGGTGTTGAATGTGTTGACCCAATCCGGCTCCCGAATGCGTTTGCGTTCTCGTTGCAATTCGGGACAGCGCGGCGTGGTCTTGGAGGTCCCGCGTGTCGCAGGAACGCACAGAAGCGGTGGTGTTGCGCGGTGTTGATTTCGGCGAGACGAGCCGCATCGTCACGTTTTTGTGTCCGGAGCGCGGGCGGCTGGCCTGCATGGCAAAAGGCGTTCGGAGAAAAAACAGCGCCTTGGCGCCGGCGCTCGACACGCTCAATCACGTCGAACTGCTGTATTACTGGCGGGACGGCCGCGAGGTGCAGACGCTGGCGGAAGCGTCGCTGCTCGACGGATTCACGGGTATCAAGGCGGACCTCGCCAAGGCGGCGTTCGCGGCGTTTCCCATGGAACTGGCCGCGAAGGTTGCGCAGACAAACGAACCGTCGCGGGAACTGTTCGCGACGCTGGTTCGCGGACTGCGCGGCCTGAACGCATGGACGGGCGCGGCGGCGGTGCATGCGGCGTGGCAGGCGATGGCGTTGCTGGCGGCGGCGGGGTTCGACCCGTCGCTCGACGCGTGCGCGGTGTGCGGCGCGCCGATAAAAGCGGCGCACGGTTTTTCGTTGTCGGGCGGCGCGACATGCGCGGCGTGCCCGGCGGAACGGCGGCTGAGCGCGGCGCAGTACGAGGCGTTGCGGACGCTGTCGGGCGCGCGGAGCGCCTGTCCGGACATCGGGGCCGTGCCGGGCCTGTGCGGATTGTTGAGCGCCTACGCAGCGCACCAGTTGGAAACGGAGTTTCGCAGCATTCGGGTGATTGCCGAGATGCTGGCGTGAGTTGAATGCCTGTACGTCACGATACACCCCGTCGTGATCGTGATCACACGGGTTGATTGCTGAGTCAAGAGAGACATGGCGGCATTAGTGGAACACATACGCAATTTCTGCATCATCGCGCACATCGATCATGGCAAATCCACGTTGGCGGATCGCCTGCTCGAAATCACCGGCACGGTGGATTCGCGCAACATGAAGGAACAGACGCTCGACATGATGGAAATCGAGCGTGAACGCGGCATCACCATCAAGTCGGTGGCCGTGCGCATGAAATACCGCGCGGACAACGGCCAGGAATATGTGCTGAACCTCATAGACACGCCGGGGCATGTGGACTTTTCGTACGAGGTGTCTCGGAGTCTTGCGGCGTGCGAGGGCGCGTTGCTGCTGGTGGATGCGGCGCAAGGCGTCGAGGCCCAGACGCTCGCGAACGCCTACAAGGCCATCGAGCAGGATCTTGAAATCATTCCGGTCATCAACAAGATTGACCTACCCAGCGCGGACATCGAGTCGGCCCGGCGGCAGATCCAGGACGTGATCGGTCTCGATGGCAACGGGGCGATACTGGCCAGCGCCAAAGTCGGCACGGGCGCGCACGACATTCTCGAGGCGATTATCGCCCGCATTCCCGCGCCAAAAGGCGATCGGGCAAGGCCGCTGCGTGCGCTCATCTTCGACGCGGTCTATAATTCGTACCGGGGCGTCATCGTGTATGTGCGCGTGATGGAGGGGGTGCTCGAAACCGGCATGCGGGTCATGATGATGTCGAACGGAATGCGGTACGAGGCCGTGGAAATCGGCGTGCTGACCCCGGGCATGCAACCGGTGAAACGGCTCGAGGCGGGCGAGGTGGGCTATCTGATCTGCAACATCAAAACGTTGCAGAGCACGAAAATCGGCGACACGGTCACCGAGGCCCAGCATCCCGCCGCCGAGCCTTTGCCCGGATACGAGGACGTGCAGCCGGTCGTCTTTTGCGGGATGTATCCGGCGGTTGAAACCGATTACCAGGAATTGCGTGACGCGCTCGAACGGCTTCAACTCAACGATTGCTCGTTTTCGTTCCAGGCCGACAGTTCCGACGCGCTCGGCCTTGGATTTCGCTTGGGATTCCTCGGTCTGCTGCACATGGAAATCGTGCAGGAACGGCTCGAGCGCGAGTTCAATCTGACGCTCGTCACGACGGTGCCAAACGTCGCCTATCGCATCACCAAGACCGGCGGACAGGAATTGACCATCGAAAACGCATCGAAAATGCCGCCGTCGAACGAAATCGAAACCATTTACGAACCCTATATCGAAGCGGACATTCTATGTCCCACCGAGTACCTGAGCGCGGTCATAGACCTGTGCAAGAAAAAACGCGGCATCCATGTCCGCGTGGATTACATAGACGCGCGGCGCTGCATGGCCGTCTACCAGATGCCGCTGGCCGAAATCGTGCTGGATTTCTACGACAAGTTGAAGACGATTTCGCGCGGATACGGTTCGCTCGAATACCGCCTGATCGGCTACCGGCCCGGCGACTTGGTCAAACTGGACATTCTGTTGAACGGCGAAGCGGTGGACGCCTTGTCGTCCATCGTACACCGCGACCGCGCCGTGTATCTGGGCCGCCAGTTGGCGTCGAAATTGCGTAAACTAATCCCGCGCCAGCAGTTCGAGGTGGCGATCCAGGCCGCCATCGGCAACCGGGTGATCGTGCGCGAGACGATCAGCCCCCTGCGCAAGAACGTCACCGCCAAGTGCTATGGCGGCGATATCACGCGCAAGCGAAAATTGCTCGAAAAACAAAAGGAAGGCAAACGCCGAATGAAACAGGTCGGCACCGTCGAAGTGCCGCAGGAAGCGTTCATGGCCCTTCTGCGCGTCAACGAGGAAGCGGAATAGGAGTGGAACACCGCGTGCTGCAAAGGCTGAAGCGCGCAATCGAATCCATCACGGGGCCGTGGACGCTCCGCAATGCGCTGATGTGGGCCGGACTCATTGGCTTGGTTCTGGTTTTTCGCTGGCTGATCATGGAGCCGTACTCGATTCCGACCGGCTCGATGGAACCGACCCTGCACGGGGATCCGCGATTGCTGCGCGGCGACCGAATCGCCGTCAACAAACTGGTCTACGGGCCGCGTGTGCCGTTCATGCAGAAACGCCTGTTCCGCCTGTGGGAACCGAAGCGGTGGGATATCGTCGTGTTCCACTCGCCCGATCCGAATGCCGTACATCCCACGCTGGTCAAGCGGGTCGTGGGGCTGCCCGGCGAACGGATCCACATTGCGGATGGAAAAATCCACGTAAACGGCCTGGCTGTCGAACCGCCGCCGGAACTGCGTTCCGTGCTCAACTACACTACGCAATTGAAACGGAGCCGTGAAGACGTGCAGGCGTTTATTCTGCAACTCATCCGGCGCAGCGACGCCTTTCCCGCGATGCTTAACCCCGCCAACCAAGGCGTGCAGGACCTCATGAAGGAACTGAATGCCATCCGCGAAAAATTGAACGGTCGCGGCACGGATACCCTGAGCCAGGCCGAAATTGACGATCTACTCAAGGGACTAAGTCCTTTGAGCCTGTATATCGCGGAGGAACTCCTGGGGCTGGAGCAGGCGGCCCAGTTTCCCTTGCGGTACGGTGTTCGAACCGAAGACGAATACGCCGTCGTGCCGCCCGGCTGCTATCTGGTGCTCGGCGACAACAGCGGCGACAGCGTGGATGGGCGCTATTTCGGCTGGCTGCCCAACGGCAACATCTACGGGCGCGTGGTCTGCACATGGTGGCCCGTGGATCGCTGGCGCGATTTCACCGGTTTCTCGAAAACCTGGTGGGGCAAGGGGATTCTTTACGGTCCCCCGGCGCTGCTGATCGCATGGGAAGGGCTGGCTGTTGTCCGGCGAAGGCGGGCAAGAAACGGCGGATAGGATGTTCGGATCGGTCCGATCGCCATTCCCGCTTTCTCAAAGTTCCGCGAGCGATTTGGCGAGATTGTTTTCCGGCGCGACGGCCAGGATTTGCTTGCCGAGTTCCTTTGCGCCGGCGAGGTTGCCCATGCGTTGCAGGCACAATCCGCGCTTGGCCATGATGTCCACACGGGTAAAATTTTCGCCAAACGCCAGGTAGTATTTTTTCGGATCGGCGCGATCCTCGGCGGCGCGGTAATGTTCGAGGGCCGGCCCGAACCGCCCCTGCGCAAAGCAAATCTCGCCGCGCAGGTAATGACCTTCGGGCGAATCGGGCGTCAATTCGACGGACTTTTCGATGAGTTTCTCGGCTTCGGCGAGGGCATCCTCGGCGATGACCTGCATACCGGCCTGTTGGGCCGCGCGTCCGAGCACGTAGAGGGTGGCGAAATTCGCGCCGCCGTGCATCCGTGCCGCCTGCGCGAACGCGACGGCATTCTCCCACGCGCCCGCATGGAAACAGACGTGCGCCATGCCAAGGTTGGCCCGGGCGTTTTGCGGCTGGACTTCAAGGATGGCGCCAAACTGTGTGCGCGCCTCCTCGGGCGCGTTCATGGCCAGGAATGCGTAACCGAGGTCTATTTTGGCGGGAATTAGGTTCGGCTTGCGGGCGACGACCTGCCGCAGCAGTTCGACGGCCTTCCGCGGTTCGCCGAGTCGCAGGTAACACTTGCCCAATTGGTGATAGGATGCGGCGTAGGAATTGTCCATTTGGATGGCCCGCGTGAAAAACTGGACCGCGGCGGCGACATCGCCCTTCATCATCGCCGTCAATCCCTCGTCGTGGTAACTTTCGGCATTCTCGCCGCCAAACGCCATACCGGCCTCCCTGCGCTATCCGCGCAACGCCTCGAATGCTTTGCGAACCAGCGCGTCGTCTATATCCGTACGTTGTACCACATGCCCCATGCGATCCGGCAAAATCAATTTTACCGCGCCGGAACGCACTTTCTTGTCGTGGCGCATGGCCGCAAGGGCCGCCTCGACGGGCAGGTCCGGCCATGCGACCGGCAAGCCGTAGGCCTCGATGCAGGCGCGCTGGCGCGACACGAAGCCGGCTTCAACCATGCCGAGCGAGTGCGCCAAAACGCCCGCCGCGTGCATGCCGAGCGCCACCGCCTCGCCGTGCAGGAACAGACTGTATTCGGACGCGGCTTCGATGGCGTGGCCGAACGTGTGGCCGTAATTCAGTTCTGCGCGGCGTCCCTGTTCGCGTTCGTCCATCGCGACGATTTCCGACTTGATCTCGCACGACCGAAGGATGGGCCGTTCCAGTGCGCGGACATCCTTGGCGAGAATGGCCGCGGACGCCCCCTCAAGATAGGCGAACAGGTCCGCGTCCGCGATGACGCCGTGCTTGAT from Candidatus Hydrogenedentota bacterium encodes:
- the lepA gene encoding translation elongation factor 4; this encodes MAALVEHIRNFCIIAHIDHGKSTLADRLLEITGTVDSRNMKEQTLDMMEIERERGITIKSVAVRMKYRADNGQEYVLNLIDTPGHVDFSYEVSRSLAACEGALLLVDAAQGVEAQTLANAYKAIEQDLEIIPVINKIDLPSADIESARRQIQDVIGLDGNGAILASAKVGTGAHDILEAIIARIPAPKGDRARPLRALIFDAVYNSYRGVIVYVRVMEGVLETGMRVMMMSNGMRYEAVEIGVLTPGMQPVKRLEAGEVGYLICNIKTLQSTKIGDTVTEAQHPAAEPLPGYEDVQPVVFCGMYPAVETDYQELRDALERLQLNDCSFSFQADSSDALGLGFRLGFLGLLHMEIVQERLEREFNLTLVTTVPNVAYRITKTGGQELTIENASKMPPSNEIETIYEPYIEADILCPTEYLSAVIDLCKKKRGIHVRVDYIDARRCMAVYQMPLAEIVLDFYDKLKTISRGYGSLEYRLIGYRPGDLVKLDILLNGEAVDALSSIVHRDRAVYLGRQLASKLRKLIPRQQFEVAIQAAIGNRVIVRETISPLRKNVTAKCYGGDITRKRKLLEKQKEGKRRMKQVGTVEVPQEAFMALLRVNEEAE
- the recO gene encoding DNA repair protein RecO, whose product is MSQERTEAVVLRGVDFGETSRIVTFLCPERGRLACMAKGVRRKNSALAPALDTLNHVELLYYWRDGREVQTLAEASLLDGFTGIKADLAKAAFAAFPMELAAKVAQTNEPSRELFATLVRGLRGLNAWTGAAAVHAAWQAMALLAAAGFDPSLDACAVCGAPIKAAHGFSLSGGATCAACPAERRLSAAQYEALRTLSGARSACPDIGAVPGLCGLLSAYAAHQLETEFRSIRVIAEMLA
- a CDS encoding glycoside hydrolase family 31 protein, translated to MTLRGCLARGVKVLAAGLVLLAVLVYFYFVLPFWGIPFNAQRHGRPPITPPWALECWLWEDDVNTGAFVAELLEGYAKHDIPVRTILIDSPWSTRYNDFTFDEERYPQPKEFIRGLKDKGYRVVLWMTSMVNRTNPDTSIRDASDWFEEARKNGFLVADGAIMRWWKGRGGCIDYTNPAAMAWWRGMQDQVLDLGIDGWKLDGADTLCFTLLFGKIPFPYFKTHRGYMTTRGYMDHYAREEYRYGLTKNPEFVTLIRAYDTPYAHPEGFAPIDAAPVTWIGDRTHTWKEGTDSVNEKDLMTKKGANRGFEAAIRDILLSSKRGYCVVGDDIGGYHGGSYIPPRLYMRWAQFACFNGLFLNGGHGERRMWMRTPKELDVVRKYSWLHTELVPYMYSHVVRCHEGGKPLQRPLDKGKYHFMFGDDFLIAPIYRDSRTNTVEFPKGRWRYLFNEAEVIEGPATVTRDFPLTEYPAYIRDGAIIPLNVCRAYTGFGDEQSQGYVTWAIYPNGANVFTCHNTDKSGATTVRVAEKTGSLDISFDGVQKPHILRILMPEAPKTVQLDGKDLAETTDWRYDETNRRLWIKTASYTAGQYRIAWK
- a CDS encoding ABC transporter substrate-binding protein, producing the protein MNAIRTGLAFGGVAAAFVLLYSLTGSPPAPPPGKTVINVWHPWPGDQGEEFRRLVDLFNEGNPSLHVRLLYVPNNLSSSQKLFLSISAGMPPDCTFVDGPQVCEWAARGAIVPLDDLMAAQGVRNDDFWEPCWRQNRFRGQTYALTYCADPNFAFFWNREVFREAGLLEGGPPKTLEDLDRLTKALTRFDANGRMTRIGFIPWNVFGYANSTFTWGWAFGGEFYDDARERILCGEDPRILQAVKWMKSFADEYGFERINSFAEGFGDQADSPFIRGKIAMAAGHVSNIKLFQKYAPDLDYGAVPFPYPAHMGSDHSAWMGGWCLAIPRGSAQPEKAFAFMKWLCTSAEAGRSMIVTTGTFPGYKASPGFELVKGNEKLEVFYDVLKNTRHQRPVMPAQAYFMGALDRAISDVLNAIKTPEQALLYAQTETQKELDRVLGKQ
- a CDS encoding GatB/YqeY domain-containing protein, which translates into the protein MSIKERVQEEITKALKARDTIRLECLRLAKGAILLKEKESAAELTDEMSGAALRAEIKKRQQSIEIFRQHGKEAEAAAAENEIRIIEEFLPKQMSADEIEAKVRAYLAEHPELNHPGKLTGALKKELGDRADGKVLNEICRKALGV
- a CDS encoding tetratricopeptide repeat protein — encoded protein: MAFGGENAESYHDEGLTAMMKGDVAAAVQFFTRAIQMDNSYAASYHQLGKCYLRLGEPRKAVELLRQVVARKPNLIPAKIDLGYAFLAMNAPEEARTQFGAILEVQPQNARANLGMAHVCFHAGAWENAVAFAQAARMHGGANFATLYVLGRAAQQAGMQVIAEDALAEAEKLIEKSVELTPDSPEGHYLRGEICFAQGRFGPALEHYRAAEDRADPKKYYLAFGENFTRVDIMAKRGLCLQRMGNLAGAKELGKQILAVAPENNLAKSLAEL
- a CDS encoding formylglycine-generating enzyme family protein, whose amino-acid sequence is MRSERLRKWVPGVWLALAAGWLAGCPAIEPGDMVNLRAATFIMGQREGGEPSGNGDEVPRHTVHLSAYAIGKYAVTNAQYAAALNWALEQGYLQTRDGQPYAGGDVYEGGQMLIDLAPFDYDGLYCAIQFKDGVFAVEPRDELSMDNHPVVNVTWFGCAAYCNWLSRAAGLAPCYDETTWERFEPVRNGYRLPTEAEWEYAAAWDSAATPPRWIYGCRTDKLDKSRANYDKANPLQLKRYPFTTPVGYYNGINKDTVDSPSPAGCYDMTGNVWNWVEDRYGPYSAQEQTNPAGPATGDHRVLRGGGWAMKDRDCRVSYRIYNVPDDWYYSFGFRVARSR
- the lepB gene encoding signal peptidase I; translated protein: MEHRVLQRLKRAIESITGPWTLRNALMWAGLIGLVLVFRWLIMEPYSIPTGSMEPTLHGDPRLLRGDRIAVNKLVYGPRVPFMQKRLFRLWEPKRWDIVVFHSPDPNAVHPTLVKRVVGLPGERIHIADGKIHVNGLAVEPPPELRSVLNYTTQLKRSREDVQAFILQLIRRSDAFPAMLNPANQGVQDLMKELNAIREKLNGRGTDTLSQAEIDDLLKGLSPLSLYIAEELLGLEQAAQFPLRYGVRTEDEYAVVPPGCYLVLGDNSGDSVDGRYFGWLPNGNIYGRVVCTWWPVDRWRDFTGFSKTWWGKGILYGPPALLIAWEGLAVVRRRRARNGG